A genomic window from Candidatus Pelagisphaera phototrophica includes:
- a CDS encoding class I SAM-dependent methyltransferase — MDKPYEYCGIEASSYDLIDELSDFDDYPFYRFLIESNPGQVLDLGCGTGRILCPLARDGISVTGIDSSHEMLEICQEKLSRSGLEAKLSLGDMRKFDLSSQFDSILIPGFTFNLFLDTHEIEGCLDACFKHLKTSGQLVLPTYIPWEMLEGEPNQKPLKKRSESSSDQNGSRIVAWQGWEINRFDQLLQLRNRFQHLDFNGIVQSEEDRTMALRWHLPYDMLTLLRKCGFGDVSVYGDFTFDPPESDSESVIYVARR; from the coding sequence ATGGATAAACCTTACGAATATTGCGGTATTGAAGCCTCATCATACGATCTAATCGACGAACTTTCAGACTTTGACGACTATCCGTTCTATCGGTTTTTGATAGAGTCCAATCCGGGCCAAGTTCTCGATCTTGGATGTGGGACAGGGCGCATTTTGTGCCCACTTGCTCGGGATGGAATAAGTGTGACAGGAATCGATTCCTCCCACGAGATGCTTGAAATTTGCCAAGAGAAGCTTTCGAGGTCTGGGCTAGAAGCAAAACTTTCCCTTGGAGACATGCGCAAATTCGATCTAAGCTCCCAGTTCGATAGTATTCTCATCCCTGGATTCACTTTTAACCTGTTTTTGGATACGCATGAAATAGAAGGATGCTTAGACGCATGTTTTAAGCATTTGAAAACCTCAGGGCAGTTGGTTCTCCCGACGTATATTCCTTGGGAGATGCTCGAAGGCGAACCGAATCAAAAGCCTCTGAAAAAGAGAAGCGAGTCTTCGAGCGATCAAAACGGAAGTAGAATTGTTGCATGGCAGGGTTGGGAGATCAACCGGTTCGACCAGCTTCTCCAATTGAGAAATCGCTTCCAGCATCTCGATTTCAATGGGATTGTGCAAAGTGAGGAAGACCGTACGATGGCACTCCGTTGGCACTTGCCTTACGATATGTTGACGCTGCTTCGGAAGTGCGGTTTTGGAGACGTCTCCGTCTATGGAGACTTCACCTTCGATCCTCCAGAATCGGATTCAGAATCAGTGATCTACGTTGCTCGGCGGTAG
- a CDS encoding class I SAM-dependent methyltransferase → MGNIAELTYFGRDLEAMSFAQNYHEWIADEFSPYLGKEVAEVGAGSGDFTDLILERGADRVTCFEPSSNMFPILEERHVDNSRVETMPHYLGECLEDNRERFDAAVYVNVLEHVEHDVDEVGFAHGSLKPGGHLAILVPALEWLYSDFDSQLGHYRRYRKENLVGVLEDHDFEIKAAKYFDMAGIMPWYLIMVMFNKSLNSGNVSTYDKLVIPVSRFLEGKWAPSIGKNLLVIGRKR, encoded by the coding sequence ATGGGTAATATTGCAGAACTCACTTATTTTGGGCGCGATTTGGAAGCGATGTCTTTCGCGCAAAATTATCACGAATGGATTGCGGACGAATTCTCGCCTTACCTCGGCAAAGAAGTCGCAGAAGTGGGAGCCGGCAGTGGTGACTTCACGGATCTCATTTTGGAAAGGGGTGCCGATCGGGTTACCTGCTTTGAGCCCTCGAGCAACATGTTTCCAATTTTAGAGGAAAGGCATGTCGATAACTCTCGAGTTGAAACTATGCCACATTATCTTGGGGAGTGTTTAGAGGATAACCGAGAGCGTTTTGATGCGGCAGTCTATGTTAATGTGCTCGAGCATGTTGAGCATGATGTGGACGAAGTTGGTTTTGCCCACGGGAGCTTGAAGCCAGGGGGGCACCTAGCAATTTTAGTTCCGGCTTTAGAATGGCTGTATAGCGACTTCGATAGTCAGCTCGGCCATTATAGACGCTATCGTAAGGAGAATCTCGTAGGAGTACTCGAAGATCATGATTTCGAAATCAAAGCAGCAAAGTACTTTGATATGGCAGGAATCATGCCTTGGTATTTGATCATGGTTATGTTCAACAAGTCCCTTAATAGCGGAAATGTTAGCACGTACGATAAACTAGTGATTCCGGTTTCCAGGTTTCTGGAAGGGAAGTGGGCTCCGTCCATTGGAAAGAACCTGCTTGTGATTGGTCGGAAGCGATAG
- a CDS encoding type IV pilin protein, whose protein sequence is MHKNTSKKGFTLVEIMIVVVIIGLLAAMAIPAFQKVRESSRASAMDNDARQIASAAQQYMLENNTTSATISYAATSGSITGNLFSYVKQIGKGYTVSGSVTSDGTFSVGHPQANPTTRTYSAEGQKQ, encoded by the coding sequence ATGCATAAAAATACATCTAAGAAGGGTTTTACCCTCGTCGAAATCATGATCGTTGTCGTTATCATTGGCCTCCTGGCTGCTATGGCCATACCTGCGTTCCAAAAGGTTCGCGAAAGCTCACGTGCTAGCGCAATGGACAATGATGCACGCCAAATCGCATCTGCTGCACAACAGTACATGCTCGAGAATAACACAACGTCTGCCACGATTTCTTACGCAGCTACTTCTGGTTCCATCACCGGTAACCTTTTCTCCTACGTTAAGCAAATCGGAAAGGGATATACCGTTTCAGGTTCGGTCACTTCTGATGGAACATTTTCGGTGGGACATCCTCAGGCCAATCCGACGACTCGTACGTACTCCGCAGAAGGTCAGAAACAGTAA
- a CDS encoding DUF481 domain-containing protein encodes MKFWTRSYVRVATVFFACLSMQWMEAVEVRISLRNGDVLRGRLISEGDVVLIEHAILGDVEIPKRSVRSIIRPNQNRNEGDAHEGSENEESQASEPWMKGFVRVISFENWSRQFEFGMNLQSGRRDKFDYNARFNVRRRIEKNDFRFEARRYFGESDQGKTTDRLYSNFRWRRDLSPGVFYQSDTLYSSDAIKEIDINLEQTLGLGYRLLNQKALKVSTGAGLSGRYREDNVDNGNTNYLLDVFQDLDYRLGSRLRFTQEFRIALPPDERSEYEYEFQAGIVSKVTDSLHLSIRYQLEYDRSLPEDRREDQRIVSSVGIDF; translated from the coding sequence ATGAAGTTTTGGACGCGAAGTTATGTGAGAGTAGCCACCGTTTTTTTTGCCTGCCTGTCCATGCAGTGGATGGAGGCTGTGGAGGTTCGTATATCCTTAAGAAATGGGGACGTACTTAGGGGCAGGCTGATTAGCGAAGGTGACGTTGTATTGATTGAGCATGCAATTTTAGGTGATGTTGAGATTCCAAAAAGGAGTGTCAGGAGTATTATCCGCCCCAATCAGAATCGGAATGAAGGAGATGCTCATGAGGGATCTGAGAACGAGGAATCGCAAGCATCGGAACCCTGGATGAAAGGTTTTGTACGGGTGATCAGCTTTGAGAATTGGTCCCGCCAGTTTGAGTTTGGGATGAACCTGCAGAGTGGCCGCCGGGATAAATTCGACTACAATGCTCGATTCAATGTGCGGCGCAGGATCGAGAAAAACGATTTCCGGTTTGAAGCCCGCAGATACTTTGGCGAGAGCGACCAAGGGAAGACGACTGACCGGTTGTATTCCAACTTTAGATGGAGACGAGACTTATCGCCCGGTGTATTCTACCAATCCGATACGCTTTACAGTTCAGACGCGATAAAGGAAATCGATATCAACTTGGAGCAAACATTGGGATTGGGTTATCGCTTACTGAATCAGAAAGCTCTCAAAGTTTCGACAGGCGCGGGACTTAGTGGGCGGTATCGTGAAGACAACGTCGACAATGGGAACACGAACTACCTTTTGGACGTGTTTCAAGATCTTGACTATCGGTTAGGTAGTCGCCTGCGATTTACACAAGAGTTTAGAATCGCACTTCCCCCTGATGAGCGGAGCGAATACGAGTACGAGTTTCAGGCTGGAATTGTCAGCAAGGTAACCGATTCGTTGCACCTTTCTATCAGGTATCAGCTAGAATACGATAGGTCGCTGCCGGAGGACCGGCGTGAGGACCAGCGAATAGTGAGCTCGGTAGGAATCGATTTCTGA
- the rsfS gene encoding ribosome silencing factor — protein sequence MSQETNLSSKYRQLLGACCHALDDTRAEDIAILDVSKISTITNYLILATANSQPHLRALKRDLDKTLKDLKVRILGVDEGDHSGWSVVDAFDVMIHLFTHEMRENYDLETLWKDAKAIDAEPLMSNIEESA from the coding sequence ATGAGCCAAGAAACAAATCTTTCCTCCAAATACAGGCAACTTCTCGGAGCTTGTTGCCACGCGTTGGACGATACCAGGGCGGAGGACATCGCGATACTCGATGTGAGCAAAATTTCGACTATCACAAACTACCTGATACTCGCTACTGCCAACTCACAGCCTCATCTGCGTGCCTTGAAGCGCGATCTGGACAAGACGCTGAAGGACCTCAAAGTACGCATACTCGGCGTGGACGAGGGTGACCACAGCGGTTGGTCCGTCGTCGATGCCTTCGACGTTATGATCCATTTGTTCACTCACGAAATGCGGGAAAATTACGATTTAGAGACTCTTTGGAAAGACGCCAAAGCAATCGACGCCGAACCGCTAATGTCCAACATTGAAGAAAGCGCCTAA
- the nadD gene encoding nicotinate-nucleotide adenylyltransferase, translating into MSLPDQTLRIGLFGGSFDPIHEGHLSIAKKAIEQFRLNRILFIPAAQSPLKVNSPAASDEDRVEMIRLAIGDNPYFEVSTIEIERGGISYSIETAERVACQNPGAKLFWIIGGDQAKQLDRWRDIEDLVQKVEFVYLERDDQASLPKVVSSLTKLHPLQMERIPMSSTEIRNRAKSGDLPKYFLPESVFHYINSRGLYRDELTTT; encoded by the coding sequence ATGAGCTTGCCTGACCAAACCCTGCGAATTGGGCTATTCGGAGGTAGCTTCGACCCCATCCACGAAGGTCATTTGTCAATTGCCAAAAAAGCGATCGAGCAATTTCGACTGAATCGCATCCTCTTTATTCCCGCAGCGCAATCTCCACTCAAAGTGAATTCTCCTGCGGCGTCAGACGAAGACCGAGTCGAGATGATCCGCCTCGCTATTGGGGACAACCCATACTTTGAAGTTTCAACCATTGAGATTGAACGGGGTGGAATTAGCTACTCGATAGAAACCGCCGAACGAGTAGCCTGCCAGAATCCAGGGGCGAAGCTTTTTTGGATAATCGGAGGAGATCAGGCGAAACAGCTAGACCGATGGAGAGATATTGAGGATTTAGTGCAAAAGGTGGAATTCGTCTATCTCGAACGGGATGATCAAGCTAGCCTACCAAAGGTTGTTTCGAGTCTGACAAAGCTCCATCCTTTGCAGATGGAACGCATCCCAATGAGCTCCACTGAGATTCGAAACCGAGCGAAATCGGGTGATCTCCCGAAGTACTTCTTGCCAGAGTCGGTCTTTCATTACATCAACTCGCGGGGTCTCTATCGAGACGAACTGACCACAACATGA
- a CDS encoding sigma-70 family RNA polymerase sigma factor has product MSKTENPKQLTETATISEETKQAATLVIARFRRALDATLGVPEWQNSIQSAIDALDLPGQRQGINFVQAVLSLPLESKRDVVSHIFDIRLPRLKRSSVLSLNRAWGFSGRPGAGAELTLIHWQELKRALELRLASRYRSYKNAQIILYQNYEYISVQAAKEICRGSDRREDCEQEGALGLLQAIDRIESDKPFSSYAFQWTKRRIRNYLMKNSIPVSAPVNLISKVSRSEKTASHTSLDTKNLTLALNCIQQPHIEFLSDMSSTTAIELESEILSPIAAAARTDLVEILEKALAQLSPKQREVIALRFGILNKEVVDTLQGIARATGISRQQVTRREKRALARLEGMFSLFVNELA; this is encoded by the coding sequence ATGTCCAAAACTGAAAATCCCAAGCAGCTGACGGAGACCGCCACGATTTCAGAAGAAACTAAGCAGGCGGCCACGCTCGTCATAGCTCGCTTTCGGAGGGCTTTGGACGCGACGCTGGGAGTCCCCGAATGGCAAAATAGCATCCAATCTGCGATCGACGCACTTGATCTGCCGGGGCAGAGACAGGGAATCAACTTTGTTCAAGCGGTGCTCTCGCTGCCTTTGGAATCCAAGCGAGACGTCGTCAGCCACATTTTTGATATTCGGCTTCCAAGATTGAAACGTAGCTCGGTTTTATCGCTGAACAGAGCTTGGGGTTTCTCTGGTAGACCTGGAGCTGGAGCAGAGCTTACATTGATACATTGGCAAGAGCTCAAGCGGGCACTTGAACTTAGATTGGCCTCACGGTATCGCTCTTATAAAAACGCCCAAATAATTTTGTATCAGAACTACGAGTACATTTCAGTTCAGGCAGCTAAAGAAATTTGTCGCGGCAGCGATCGAAGAGAAGATTGCGAACAGGAAGGAGCCTTGGGTCTATTGCAGGCTATCGATCGGATTGAATCCGACAAGCCATTTTCAAGCTATGCCTTTCAATGGACAAAGAGGCGTATCCGAAATTACCTGATGAAGAACAGTATCCCTGTTTCAGCACCCGTCAACCTCATCTCCAAAGTTTCGCGGTCGGAAAAAACTGCATCCCACACCAGCCTAGACACGAAAAACTTAACCCTTGCTCTCAATTGTATTCAGCAACCTCACATAGAGTTTTTGAGTGACATGTCATCCACTACGGCGATTGAACTCGAATCGGAAATCCTGTCTCCAATTGCGGCAGCGGCCAGAACTGATTTAGTCGAGATTCTAGAAAAGGCGCTGGCTCAACTTTCTCCCAAGCAACGCGAAGTCATCGCTCTACGATTTGGTATTCTCAATAAGGAAGTCGTCGATACGCTCCAGGGAATCGCGAGGGCGACCGGTATTTCCCGTCAGCAAGTCACCCGACGAGAGAAACGCGCCTTGGCTAGGCTGGAGGGAATGTTTTCTCTTTTTGTAAATGAGCTTGCCTGA
- a CDS encoding VPDSG-CTERM sorting domain-containing protein yields MKRTADLLKISLLLALLPASASAVLIFNIDTFTTDQLTISIPAGSATLDATGTPPPARFGSSDFYLIDPNGLNSDWLVGNASGTGSGEIDGKAINHFHSLNDVNIGAPHDVLAFLTDDFLSAGDTVTSAILITWSGSNAFDPSAISSLLLTWGADGSGVSYPYGDPQGTTSTSAVPDTGSTAAPLGAGVVALAFARRRLG; encoded by the coding sequence ATGAAACGTACCGCGGATCTGCTCAAAATCAGTCTTCTGTTGGCACTACTCCCCGCCTCGGCATCGGCAGTTCTGATTTTCAATATCGATACATTCACCACTGATCAATTGACAATCAGTATTCCTGCAGGGTCCGCGACCCTTGATGCAACAGGGACGCCTCCACCCGCACGCTTTGGATCCAGTGATTTTTACCTAATTGATCCTAATGGACTTAACTCCGACTGGCTAGTTGGCAATGCCAGCGGTACGGGCAGCGGAGAAATTGATGGAAAAGCCATCAATCATTTCCATTCTTTAAACGACGTGAATATCGGCGCCCCTCATGACGTTTTAGCTTTTTTAACTGACGATTTTCTCTCAGCTGGAGATACGGTTACTTCTGCAATCTTGATTACATGGTCAGGAAGCAATGCATTTGACCCATCAGCCATTTCTTCGTTGTTGCTAACTTGGGGAGCAGACGGATCTGGTGTATCCTATCCTTATGGCGATCCTCAGGGTACGACATCGACATCAGCGGTCCCCGACACAGGCTCCACAGCAGCCCCTCTTGGAGCTGGCGTTGTGGCTTTAGCCTTTGCTAGGCGAAGGTTGGGATAA
- a CDS encoding sulfatase family protein, producing MKTKIILFLLSLLTSAAAEQPNVILIYADDLGYGDLSCYGATKVQTPNIDRLAREGRSFLDAHSPSAVCTPSRYGLMTGEYPFRQGTSGSWGPLVHTKGLIIDTDKLTLGRLFKEAGYNTAAVGKWHLGFGKEKADFNKPLRPGPLELGFDYYFGLSSNNSANPYVYIENDRVFGWDPSDPLVRMKSDGPLPYSFEEVGRMQLNRYEGASKARRIYDNRMTGTLFSEKAVDWIRKEGDQPFFFYYAPPQIHHPFTPHPRFVGTSQAGMYGDFIHELDWMVGEILDTLDELSLTDETLVIFTSDNGGMFNLGGKQAWHKGHRQNGNLLGFKFGVWEGGHRVPFLARWPGRIKAGSSSNHLLSSLDLLASFAYLLGRELESDEGLDSLNQLETILREPNESVRDELVLLPREEKSMALRKGDWVYISSQGDGSGGIGTSKRGGPWAVGYTATRNSDIGIDGSIRSGAPIEQLYNLKTDPYQTTNIIRDHPRVAAEMRDGLLMKKNED from the coding sequence ATGAAGACGAAAATTATTTTATTTCTATTGAGTTTGCTTACATCGGCTGCTGCTGAGCAACCCAATGTAATACTCATCTATGCGGATGATCTAGGTTATGGCGACCTGAGTTGCTACGGAGCCACCAAGGTGCAGACGCCTAATATCGATCGACTGGCGAGAGAGGGTCGCAGCTTCCTCGACGCGCATTCGCCTTCGGCGGTTTGTACACCATCCCGCTATGGCCTAATGACAGGCGAGTACCCCTTTCGCCAGGGAACAAGCGGATCCTGGGGCCCCTTGGTTCATACAAAAGGACTAATAATTGATACCGACAAATTGACCCTTGGTCGGCTTTTCAAAGAGGCTGGCTACAACACCGCTGCCGTGGGCAAGTGGCACCTTGGATTCGGAAAGGAAAAAGCGGATTTCAATAAACCATTAAGGCCTGGACCCTTGGAACTCGGATTCGATTACTATTTTGGTTTATCATCCAATAATAGTGCGAATCCCTATGTTTATATCGAAAACGACAGGGTCTTTGGTTGGGATCCTAGCGATCCTTTAGTCCGAATGAAAAGCGATGGCCCATTGCCTTATTCATTCGAGGAGGTCGGTCGCATGCAGCTGAATCGTTACGAGGGTGCATCGAAGGCACGAAGGATCTACGATAATCGTATGACGGGAACGCTCTTCAGCGAAAAAGCGGTTGATTGGATTCGAAAGGAGGGCGACCAACCTTTTTTCTTCTACTACGCACCGCCGCAAATCCATCATCCTTTTACGCCTCACCCTCGCTTTGTCGGCACCAGTCAAGCGGGGATGTATGGCGATTTTATTCATGAACTGGATTGGATGGTGGGTGAAATTTTGGATACCTTGGATGAACTGAGCCTGACGGATGAAACACTCGTAATTTTTACAAGCGATAATGGTGGAATGTTCAATCTAGGCGGTAAGCAAGCCTGGCATAAGGGGCACCGCCAGAACGGTAATCTGCTCGGGTTCAAGTTCGGCGTCTGGGAAGGTGGACACAGGGTTCCTTTCCTTGCTCGTTGGCCTGGCAGGATCAAGGCTGGAAGTTCTTCGAATCACCTGCTATCGAGCTTGGATTTATTGGCCTCATTCGCTTATCTGCTCGGTCGGGAACTTGAGAGCGACGAAGGTCTGGACAGCTTGAATCAATTGGAAACGATTCTACGAGAGCCGAACGAATCAGTTCGTGATGAGCTGGTCCTTCTTCCCAGAGAAGAAAAAAGCATGGCCCTGCGAAAGGGCGATTGGGTCTATATCTCATCTCAAGGGGACGGTAGCGGCGGAATCGGAACATCGAAGCGGGGAGGCCCCTGGGCCGTTGGATACACTGCGACTAGAAACAGCGACATCGGAATTGACGGGAGCATTCGCTCTGGCGCACCGATAGAACAGCTCTATAATCTGAAGACGGATCCCTATCAAACGACGAACATCATTCGAGATCATCCTCGAGTCGCTGCTGAGATGCGCGATGGTTTGCTAATGAAGAAAAATGAGGACTAG
- a CDS encoding Na/Pi symporter — MSETNGSIFSGNQLPERSGDHSFLTWLQVAAFIYLLLAGVSTIGAGFKWASGGAEGAEKIFAFATNPVVGVILGTLSTALVQSSSTVTSVIVGLVAGGVPVSIAVPMIMGANMGTTITNTIVALGDVKDGKTFNKAFRASTVHDFFNLYSIAIFLPIEAIFHPLERLGGALSNLLVGDFNASMKGINFIGALTNPPAEWIKQLLQGMSDTFGGILMAAIGIGFIFMSVARLGKELGAVMRGPARRIVDKSFAAGPVVGILAGTIMTVLVQSSSTTTSLVVPLAAAGVLTLRQVYPFTLGANIGTCITAVLAATAVSGVGAGVAMQIAFVHLLYNVFGVIVFTVVPFLYDLPVRSAEWLGNKTETHRGWAFGYIGLVFFLLPGSVLGVQAQLDGDSSPQESPDFDSAAKREAEMEMDKSGTVIE, encoded by the coding sequence ATGTCTGAAACAAATGGATCGATCTTTTCAGGTAATCAACTGCCAGAGCGATCAGGCGATCATTCGTTTCTGACCTGGCTCCAGGTCGCCGCTTTCATCTACCTCCTTCTCGCTGGGGTTAGCACGATTGGGGCGGGGTTCAAATGGGCTTCCGGAGGTGCGGAAGGAGCTGAGAAGATTTTCGCGTTCGCCACGAATCCCGTCGTGGGGGTAATTTTGGGTACCTTGTCAACCGCACTGGTTCAATCATCCAGTACGGTGACGTCCGTTATAGTCGGCCTGGTGGCGGGAGGGGTGCCTGTATCAATCGCCGTACCTATGATTATGGGAGCGAATATGGGCACGACAATCACCAACACAATCGTGGCCCTAGGTGATGTGAAGGATGGAAAGACTTTCAATAAGGCCTTTCGGGCGTCGACGGTGCACGATTTCTTCAATCTCTACAGCATCGCCATTTTCCTCCCAATCGAAGCGATTTTCCATCCGTTGGAGCGACTAGGGGGAGCTCTTTCCAACCTGCTCGTGGGCGATTTTAATGCCTCCATGAAAGGTATCAATTTTATTGGGGCACTCACCAACCCTCCAGCCGAGTGGATCAAGCAACTCTTGCAGGGAATGTCGGATACATTTGGCGGTATCCTGATGGCGGCGATTGGTATCGGCTTTATTTTTATGTCGGTTGCCCGGCTGGGCAAAGAGCTCGGCGCGGTTATGCGTGGACCCGCAAGGCGGATCGTTGACAAATCGTTTGCAGCGGGGCCGGTGGTCGGGATTTTGGCGGGAACCATTATGACGGTGCTGGTTCAGTCGTCTTCGACCACGACCAGCCTAGTCGTTCCCCTAGCTGCGGCGGGTGTTCTAACCTTGAGGCAAGTCTATCCATTCACGCTGGGCGCAAATATTGGAACTTGCATTACGGCGGTCTTGGCGGCGACGGCTGTTTCTGGTGTGGGTGCGGGAGTGGCGATGCAAATTGCGTTTGTGCACCTATTGTACAATGTTTTCGGAGTGATCGTATTCACTGTCGTGCCCTTTCTGTACGATCTCCCCGTGAGATCTGCCGAATGGCTAGGAAATAAGACGGAAACGCATCGAGGCTGGGCTTTCGGATACATCGGCTTGGTGTTTTTCCTACTGCCTGGGAGCGTTCTGGGAGTTCAGGCGCAACTAGACGGTGATTCTTCTCCTCAGGAATCTCCCGATTTCGACTCAGCGGCCAAGAGGGAAGCGGAAATGGAGATGGATAAGTCGGGAACCGTCATCGAATAG
- a CDS encoding VPDSG-CTERM sorting domain-containing protein, which translates to MHIGPQTSSLPYDPEKSSIVNLTVTSLGGSPTALDNNLLGRPGEAGAYLTNDEFGVNIQLQKLGGDWQAGDTLKYSISFSDASLYNLTSWDPSGAIVSAGCDVYDNTPEASYQVGYFAPVPDTGSAAALLGVGVAALAFARRKLG; encoded by the coding sequence ATGCATATTGGACCCCAGACCAGCAGTCTGCCGTACGACCCAGAGAAATCCTCGATTGTGAACCTCACGGTCACGTCACTCGGCGGTTCACCAACCGCTCTTGATAACAACCTTTTGGGCCGACCGGGAGAAGCTGGAGCCTATTTAACCAATGATGAATTCGGGGTTAATATCCAGCTCCAAAAATTGGGTGGTGATTGGCAGGCAGGCGATACTCTGAAATACAGCATTAGCTTTTCGGACGCTAGTCTGTATAACTTAACCTCGTGGGATCCCAGTGGAGCTATAGTGTCTGCAGGATGCGACGTTTACGACAACACCCCCGAAGCGTCCTATCAGGTTGGGTATTTCGCCCCTGTCCCCGACACAGGCTCCGCAGCAGCTCTCCTAGGAGTTGGTGTAGCGGCTCTAGCCTTTGCTAGACGGAAGCTGGGATAG
- a CDS encoding alpha/beta hydrolase, which produces MLILLLFGLLTPLFGASGPFDAIETEEILVDADTQGIELFVRIKKSKLKKDHQSPLVLCVHGATYPAETSFDLQLDGFSWLDYMAARGYIAAILDIRGYGRSTRPPEMEASPALHSPIVDTAVAVRDVTSAANYLLRKFEKERLNLIGWSWGTAIMAGYAAKNQKKVSNLVLYAPIWHRQTPSLISTNKSLGSYRLVSKEDALLRWSSGLSEDQKKEILNPTWQQIWAEATWRTDPLAMSEGFLRAPNGVIKDVREYWQLGLSTYEPTRIVCPTLLVVAQYDKDTPLYMTKALYARLSNSNRKSLKILDTGTHTVMLEKNRLELFEAVDSFMSQ; this is translated from the coding sequence GTGTTAATTCTGTTACTGTTTGGTCTTTTGACTCCCTTATTTGGAGCTTCTGGGCCATTTGATGCTATCGAGACCGAGGAGATTTTGGTAGACGCCGACACACAGGGTATTGAACTTTTTGTTCGTATAAAAAAATCAAAGTTAAAAAAGGATCATCAAAGTCCTCTAGTACTTTGCGTTCATGGTGCTACTTACCCCGCTGAAACTTCGTTTGACCTCCAACTAGACGGTTTTTCATGGTTAGATTATATGGCAGCAAGAGGCTACATTGCCGCCATTTTAGATATTAGGGGATATGGGAGATCTACGAGACCACCGGAAATGGAAGCTTCTCCTGCTTTGCACTCACCAATTGTAGATACGGCGGTTGCGGTGCGAGATGTCACCAGTGCTGCCAACTATCTTCTAAGGAAATTTGAAAAAGAAAGATTAAATCTGATAGGCTGGTCTTGGGGAACCGCGATTATGGCTGGTTATGCGGCAAAGAACCAAAAAAAAGTATCAAACCTAGTACTATACGCACCGATTTGGCACAGGCAAACACCGAGCCTTATTAGCACCAACAAATCTTTAGGCTCATACAGACTTGTTTCCAAGGAAGATGCTTTATTGCGTTGGTCATCTGGCCTCTCGGAAGACCAAAAAAAAGAGATCTTAAATCCAACTTGGCAGCAAATTTGGGCTGAAGCGACCTGGAGAACTGATCCGCTTGCGATGAGTGAAGGGTTTTTAAGAGCACCGAACGGCGTAATAAAAGATGTTAGAGAATATTGGCAGTTGGGCCTATCGACCTACGAGCCCACAAGAATTGTTTGTCCAACCCTTCTAGTAGTCGCACAATATGACAAAGATACACCTCTTTACATGACCAAGGCACTATACGCTAGACTCTCTAATTCAAACCGGAAAAGCCTCAAAATATTAGACACCGGGACTCACACGGTAATGTTGGAGAAAAATCGTCTAGAGCTTTTTGAAGCCGTAGATTCCTTTATGTCTCAATGA